Within the Ochrobactrum sp. Marseille-Q0166 genome, the region GGCCTGAGCGACCAGACCGGAGAGCTGCTTGCGCGTCCATTCAATGCCATGAAGTGACACGAGCGTGGCTTTGCCTGCGGCGGCATCCTTGCCGGTTGCCTTGCCCATGACCGCAGCATCAGCCGTGACATCGAGAAGGTCATCGGCAAGCTGGAAGGCCAGGCCGATGGCCGAACCGAATTCCGCCATGCGTTCCCGGTCTTCTCGCGATGCGCCTGCAATGATCGCACCCGCTTCACAGGCAAAACGAATCAGCGCGCCGGTCTTCATGGCTTGCAGCGTGATAATCCCTGCTTCGTCGGGCTTATTATCTTCCGCCATCAGATCAAGCGCCTGACCGCCAGCCATACCGCCAACACCGGACGCACGCGCCAAAGCCGAGACCAGTTCGATGCGGATGTTGGCGGGAAGATCAGTTTCGTCTGAGGCCACGATGTCAAAAGCATAGGTCAACAGGCTGTCGCCCGCGAGAATCGCTGCGGCCTCATCAAAAGCCTTGTGCACGGTCGGCTGACCACGTCGCATATCGTCATCGTCCATCGCCGGCAGATCGTCATGGACGAGTGAATAACAATGAATGCATTCCAGCGCGGATGCTACGCGCAGAACCGCATCGCCATGCTGGCCGAAAAGGGCTGCACTTTCGATGACAAGGAAGGGACGCAGTCTTTTGCCGCCATTGAGCACGCCATGGCGCATGGCAGCGAGCAGTCGCTCGGGGCGAGCCACTTCGCCCGCGCGCAAACGAAGATCCAGAAGCCCGACCAGCATTGTCTCGACTTCGAGTGCGCGCAGGTTCAGGGATTGAGCAAAATCGACAGACACGTTTTTCATGTTCAAAGGGGATGGACGAAACCGCTGATTTGGTCAACTGGCCACATTGATCAGCACAGGCTTTTTCATCAAGCGGTCATCAAACAGCGTATTTTGAGCCTAAAATCGCTCAATTTGGATCGAATTCCACCGCGTGATTATGGAATCAGTTTCATTATTGTTAAGGAATGGTTTATGTCGCTTGAAGGGAATTAACGGGCGGTGGAATTGGCAAAGATCATTCTTAAGAGCAAAGATGGGCGCAATTACTTGGCTGATCCCGTTTGGGGTGGCAGAATTGCTCTCATGCTCAAGTTTTTGATCGTTCTTGCCGTCTTACCGCTTTTTTTGATCCTCGTTTATTCGATACCCTTTGTGCGCCCGATTTCGACATTGATGGTCAAAGACTATGTTCTTTTGCGCGATGTGGACCGGCAATGGGTCAGCATTGAGGATGTCGCTCCTGTTCTTGTGAATTCGGTTATGATGGCCGAGGATGGGCAATTTTGCAGCCATGGTGGCGTGGACTGGCACCAGCTTAGTCTTGTGCTCGACAACTCTGGAGAAGGCGGCCCCAGTCGTGGCGCCTCGACCATCACCATGCAGACTGTGAAGAACCTGTTCCTGTGGAACGGTCGATCCTATATCCGCAAGGGGCTTGAGTTTCCGCTGGCACTCGTCGCAGATGCGGTGCTTTCAAAACGGCGGATTATGGAGATTTATCTCAACATTGCTGAATGGGGGCCCGGCATTTATGGAATCGAGGCGGCGGCCCAGCATTACTTCAATCGGCCTGCATCACGTTTAACGGCCCAGCAAGCCGCATTGCTCGCGGTGACGCTTCCTAATCCCGCCCTTCGTAATCCGGCAAAGCCCACACGCAACATGCAGCGTATCTCGAGGATTGTTGCCGGGCGCGCTTCAAGAGCTGGTCCTTATGTAACTTGCGTGCAATAAACACCCAGTCTGGAAAAAAGATAAGAGTCCGACTGGTCAAATGCTGCGAGAGCGTGTATAGGCACCTGACTTTCCGGAATTTTGTCCGATGTGACAGGCTCCTCGGGGCCGTGCCGGACGTTTATTGATCGATCAGTGGAGCTGGATCCATGGCAGTACCAAAACGCAAAACGTCTCCGTCGAAGCGCGGCATGCGCCGTTCGGCAGACGCTCTCAAGGCCCCGACTTACGTCGAGGACAAGAACTCGGGCGAACTTCGTCGTCCGCATCATATCGATCTTAAGAGCGGTATGTATCGCGGCCGTCAGGTCCTCGAAGCTAAGGAATAGTCTTAGGCTGCATTGCAGCTGAGAGATGAATTTCAAAAAAGCCGTTTCCGGTATCCGGAAGCGGCTTTTTACAATCCGCTATCGTGTTTGTTTTTTGTTATTTTAATAGCTACTTGAAATCCAACGATAAAATTATTTTATCGTGTGGTAAAAAAACACAATTTAGCCTCAATTTAATCATGACATGAATTAGTAAATTTAATTTAAAAGTATAATTCAAATTAATGGGTGTTGAAATGGATAAGTATTTCAAGGCTTCGATAATTCATGCCAATTTATCGTTAAATTATACAATATCTTGCTTTTATATAATTGATAATACAAGTTTTAATGAAACAATAAAGTTTGATATGTCTGATACGCCGTATAGTGTTGGCTCTCTTTTTAATGCGGATCCCGATGCAATGCTAAATTGTACATAATAATTATCATGATTTATATACTCAGGAATGAGTATTTACATTCATTCCTGAGTAAAAATATCTAGCCAGCGTCAGCAACAAAGCCATTTGCTTCAATGCCTGCAATAGCGGCCAGTTCATCATTATCCGAAGTGTCACCGGAAATGCCGACGGCGCCGATTATTTCATTGCTGGAATTTCGGATGAGTACGCCGCCCGGCACAGCAACAATTTTTCCGCCAGAAACATTAGACAGGCCTTCAAGAAAATGAGGGCGTTCTTTTGCCTGATTATTGAGCCAGCGAGAACCTGCACCAACAGCCAAAGCACCGAAAGCTTTACCCGACGCAATTTCAAAACGCAGAATCGATGTGCCATCTTGCTTCTGAAATGCTTTGAGATGCCCGCCTGCATCAAAAACGGATACTGCGAGCGGCTTCAGTTTGAGTTCTGAAGCTTTTTCAAGGGCGGTTGTAATAATGGAATTGGCTTTTTCCAGTGTCAGCGCCGACATGCGGTTCTCCTCGATTTTAATGAGCTTAACTTAGAGAGTGTTGCCTGTATTGTACGGGTAAAACTGCACATGCAATGATGAAACTGATTATCAATTTGAGCAAAAGTAACGCTAGTGAAAGTCGTTGCACAAAACTTGCAATCAGATTGGTTTTGGTCTTTCTCTGTCGGTGATTTTTCAAGGAGGAACGAATGACTGCATCGCAAAGCCAGAAAGCCATCATTATTGCCAGCGCAGCCCGAACAGCTGTGGGCGCGTTCAATGGCGCTTTCGCAAATGTGGCTGCGCATGAACTGGGCGCAACTGCAATCAAGGCAGCTCTTGAGCGCGCAGGCGTGGATGCTGCTGATGTGGATGAAGTCATTCTCGGTCAGGTGCTGACGGCAGGCGAGGGGCAGAACCCGGCTCGACAGGCTGCAATGGCCGCAGGATGCCCCAAGGAAACCACTGCCTTCTCGATCAATCAGCTGTGCGGGTCGGGTCTGCGTGCTGTGGCACTGGGTATGCAGCAGATTCTATCGGGCGACGCGAAGATCATTGTGGCTGGGGGGCAGGAATCGATGTCCATGGCGCCGCATTGTGCGCATTTGCGTTCTGGCGTGAAGATGGGTGACTTCAAGATGATCGATACGATGCTCAAGGATGGTCTGACGGATGCCTTCAATGGCTACCATATGGGAATCACAGCGGAGAACATTGCCAAGCAATGGCAGCTCAGCCGCGACGAGCAGGATCAGTTCGCACTGGCATCGCAAAACAAGGCCGAAGTGGCA harbors:
- a CDS encoding polyprenyl synthetase family protein, whose protein sequence is MKNVSVDFAQSLNLRALEVETMLVGLLDLRLRAGEVARPERLLAAMRHGVLNGGKRLRPFLVIESAALFGQHGDAVLRVASALECIHCYSLVHDDLPAMDDDDMRRGQPTVHKAFDEAAAILAGDSLLTYAFDIVASDETDLPANIRIELVSALARASGVGGMAGGQALDLMAEDNKPDEAGIITLQAMKTGALIRFACEAGAIIAGASREDRERMAEFGSAIGLAFQLADDLLDVTADAAVMGKATGKDAAAGKATLVSLHGIEWTRKQLSGLVAQAESLLEPFGDDAVILKQAARFIAERQS
- the mtgA gene encoding monofunctional biosynthetic peptidoglycan transglycosylase; translated protein: MAKIILKSKDGRNYLADPVWGGRIALMLKFLIVLAVLPLFLILVYSIPFVRPISTLMVKDYVLLRDVDRQWVSIEDVAPVLVNSVMMAEDGQFCSHGGVDWHQLSLVLDNSGEGGPSRGASTITMQTVKNLFLWNGRSYIRKGLEFPLALVADAVLSKRRIMEIYLNIAEWGPGIYGIEAAAQHYFNRPASRLTAQQAALLAVTLPNPALRNPAKPTRNMQRISRIVAGRASRAGPYVTCVQ
- the rpmF gene encoding 50S ribosomal protein L32; the protein is MAVPKRKTSPSKRGMRRSADALKAPTYVEDKNSGELRRPHHIDLKSGMYRGRQVLEAKE
- a CDS encoding heme-binding protein — encoded protein: MSALTLEKANSIITTALEKASELKLKPLAVSVFDAGGHLKAFQKQDGTSILRFEIASGKAFGALAVGAGSRWLNNQAKERPHFLEGLSNVSGGKIVAVPGGVLIRNSSNEIIGAVGISGDTSDNDELAAIAGIEANGFVADAG